One window of the Epinephelus moara isolate mb chromosome 24, YSFRI_EMoa_1.0, whole genome shotgun sequence genome contains the following:
- the LOC126386018 gene encoding caM kinase-like vesicle-associated protein isoform X1, producing the protein MPFGCLTLGEKKDYNSPSEVADKYDLGQIVKSEEFCEIFRAKDRNTLKMYTCKKFNKKDGRKVRKAAKNEIMILKMVKHHNILQLVDAFETKKEYFIFLELATGREVFDWILDQGYYSERDTSNVMRQVLEAVAYLHSLKIVHRNLKLENLVYFNRLKHSKIVISDFQLAKLENGLIKDPCGTPEYLAPEVVGRQRYGRPVDCWAIGVTMYILLSGNPPFYDDSDEDDDRDKNLFLKILSGDYEFDSPYWDDISDSAKNLVASLMEVDQDQRLTAQEAIAHEWISGNAASDKNIKDGVCAQIEKNFAKAKWKKAVRVTTLMKRLRASEQGDSGAAGAAADPNTPGGAPAPPAGSGDGLAASLKAVLSEKAPDTQTAAISAPSQPSAARQEEQPQARCNGEVPQMLPQRKGD; encoded by the exons ATGCCATTTGGTTGTCTGACACTCGGGGAGAAGAAGGATTACAACAGTCCCTCAGAGGTGGCCGACAAATATGACCTCGGGCAAATTGTTAAATC AGAGGAGTTTTGTGAGATATTCCGGGCGAAGGATAGGAACACCTTGAAAATGTACACCTGTAAAAAGTTTAACAAAAAGGATGGAAGGAAAGTGAGGAAAGCTGCCAAGAATGAGATTATGATCTTAAAGAT GGTAAAACATCATAACATCCTCCAGCTGGTTGACGCTTTTGAAACTAAGAAAGAGTACTTCATTTTTCTGGAGCT GGCTACGGGCAGAGAGGTGTTCGACTGGATCTTAGATCAAGGATACTACTCTGAGAGGGACACCAGCAATGTCATGAGGCAGGTGTTGGAGGCTGTAGCTTACCTGCACTCTCTGAAAATCGTCCACAGAAATCTTAAG CTGGAGAACTTGGTGTACTTTAACCGTTTGAAGCACTCCAAAATTGTTATCAGTGACTTCCAGTTGGCAAAACTGGAAAATGGACTCATTAAGGACCCATGTGGGACTCCAGAATATCTTG CTCCTGAAGTGGTTGGGAGGCAGAGATATGGACGACCTGTGGACTGTTGGGCCATCGGTGTCACCATGTATATACT TTTGTCTGGAAACCCTCCTTTCTATGATGAttctgatgaagatgatgatcgTGATAAGAATCTCTTCCTAAAGATCTTGTCAGGGGACTATGAGTTCGATTCACCATACTGGGATGACATTTCAGATTCTG CCAAAAACCTAGTGGCGTCTTTGATGGAAGTGGACCAGGATCAGCGGCTGACTGCACAGGAAGCCATTGCCCATGAATG GATTTCTGGAAATGCAGCCTCAGACAAGAACATCAAGGATGGCGTTTGTGCACAAATAGAAAAGAACTTTGCCAAAGCAAAGTGGAAG AAAGCTGTCAGAGTGACCACCCTCATGAAGAGACTCAGAGCGTCTGAGCAGGGGGATAGTGGGGCCGCTGGGGCTGCAGCTGACCCCAACACACCCGGCGGCGCTCCTGCTCCTCCAGCTGGCAGCGGCGACGGCCTCGCTGCCAGCTTAAAGGCTGTTCTTAGTGAAAAGGCTCCTGACACACAGACTGCCGCCATCTCTGCACCCTCCCAGCCCAGTGCAGCCAGGCAGGAGGAGCAGCCACAGGCACGGTGCAACGGCGAGGTTCCCCAAATGTTGCCACAGAGAAAGGGAGACTAG
- the LOC126386018 gene encoding caM kinase-like vesicle-associated protein isoform X2: MPFGCLTLGEKKDYNSPSEVADKYDLGQIVKSATGREVFDWILDQGYYSERDTSNVMRQVLEAVAYLHSLKIVHRNLKLENLVYFNRLKHSKIVISDFQLAKLENGLIKDPCGTPEYLAPEVVGRQRYGRPVDCWAIGVTMYILLSGNPPFYDDSDEDDDRDKNLFLKILSGDYEFDSPYWDDISDSAKNLVASLMEVDQDQRLTAQEAIAHEWISGNAASDKNIKDGVCAQIEKNFAKAKWKKAVRVTTLMKRLRASEQGDSGAAGAAADPNTPGGAPAPPAGSGDGLAASLKAVLSEKAPDTQTAAISAPSQPSAARQEEQPQARCNGEVPQMLPQRKGD, encoded by the exons ATGCCATTTGGTTGTCTGACACTCGGGGAGAAGAAGGATTACAACAGTCCCTCAGAGGTGGCCGACAAATATGACCTCGGGCAAATTGTTAAATC GGCTACGGGCAGAGAGGTGTTCGACTGGATCTTAGATCAAGGATACTACTCTGAGAGGGACACCAGCAATGTCATGAGGCAGGTGTTGGAGGCTGTAGCTTACCTGCACTCTCTGAAAATCGTCCACAGAAATCTTAAG CTGGAGAACTTGGTGTACTTTAACCGTTTGAAGCACTCCAAAATTGTTATCAGTGACTTCCAGTTGGCAAAACTGGAAAATGGACTCATTAAGGACCCATGTGGGACTCCAGAATATCTTG CTCCTGAAGTGGTTGGGAGGCAGAGATATGGACGACCTGTGGACTGTTGGGCCATCGGTGTCACCATGTATATACT TTTGTCTGGAAACCCTCCTTTCTATGATGAttctgatgaagatgatgatcgTGATAAGAATCTCTTCCTAAAGATCTTGTCAGGGGACTATGAGTTCGATTCACCATACTGGGATGACATTTCAGATTCTG CCAAAAACCTAGTGGCGTCTTTGATGGAAGTGGACCAGGATCAGCGGCTGACTGCACAGGAAGCCATTGCCCATGAATG GATTTCTGGAAATGCAGCCTCAGACAAGAACATCAAGGATGGCGTTTGTGCACAAATAGAAAAGAACTTTGCCAAAGCAAAGTGGAAG AAAGCTGTCAGAGTGACCACCCTCATGAAGAGACTCAGAGCGTCTGAGCAGGGGGATAGTGGGGCCGCTGGGGCTGCAGCTGACCCCAACACACCCGGCGGCGCTCCTGCTCCTCCAGCTGGCAGCGGCGACGGCCTCGCTGCCAGCTTAAAGGCTGTTCTTAGTGAAAAGGCTCCTGACACACAGACTGCCGCCATCTCTGCACCCTCCCAGCCCAGTGCAGCCAGGCAGGAGGAGCAGCCACAGGCACGGTGCAACGGCGAGGTTCCCCAAATGTTGCCACAGAGAAAGGGAGACTAG